The following are encoded together in the Methylomonas methanica MC09 genome:
- a CDS encoding HugZ family protein produces the protein MDDSELHNLQNACDELIRRQNSLLIASRSVDGAVAISYAPYFRDETGFYIFISELARHTQNLLAQPQASILFIEPEATASNPFARQRLTFDCVVREISKSHEDYAQKLDAMALKFGEIVDVLRTLPDFHLLVLQPQTGQFVAGFGKAFSVDSLGRLQ, from the coding sequence ATGGATGACTCGGAACTCCACAATCTGCAAAATGCTTGCGATGAATTAATTCGGCGGCAGAACAGTTTGTTAATAGCAAGCCGCTCTGTTGACGGTGCTGTCGCCATTAGCTATGCGCCTTATTTTCGCGATGAAACAGGTTTTTATATCTTTATTAGCGAGCTGGCCCGGCACACCCAAAATTTACTGGCCCAGCCGCAGGCATCCATTTTGTTCATCGAACCGGAAGCGACCGCCAGTAATCCATTTGCACGGCAGCGGTTAACGTTCGACTGCGTGGTTCGGGAAATCAGCAAATCCCATGAGGATTACGCTCAAAAGTTGGATGCCATGGCGCTTAAGTTTGGCGAAATTGTAGATGTTTTGCGTACCCTGCCGGATTTTCATTTGCTGGTATTGCAACCCCAAACGGGGCAGTTCGTGGCTGGATTCGGCAAAGCGTTTAGCGTGGATAGCTTGGGGCGATTACAGTAA
- a CDS encoding DNA-3-methyladenine glycosylase I encodes MNKCQWALVSASEEHYHDHEWGVPLHDDRQLFEFLILEGAQAGLSWRTILDKREAYRQAFDCFEAEKIAAYDQKKINALLANPGIVRNRLKIQAAVANARAFLDVRQAFGSFDAYIWRFIGGAPQQNNWQTHAQIPAFSDESVNMSKDLQKRGFKFVGKTICYAYMQAVGMVNDHTVDCFRHSQLNKA; translated from the coding sequence ATGAACAAGTGTCAATGGGCCTTGGTCAGCGCGAGCGAAGAACATTATCACGATCATGAATGGGGCGTTCCGTTGCATGATGATAGGCAATTATTTGAATTCCTGATTTTGGAAGGTGCGCAGGCTGGGTTGAGCTGGCGCACAATTTTGGATAAACGCGAAGCCTACCGGCAGGCCTTCGATTGCTTCGAGGCGGAAAAAATCGCCGCTTACGATCAAAAGAAAATCAATGCCTTATTGGCAAACCCGGGTATTGTGCGCAATCGCCTGAAAATTCAGGCCGCCGTGGCTAACGCCCGGGCATTTTTAGACGTGCGGCAGGCCTTTGGCAGTTTCGACGCCTATATCTGGCGGTTCATAGGCGGTGCGCCGCAACAAAATAATTGGCAGACCCATGCCCAAATACCTGCCTTTAGCGATGAGTCCGTCAATATGAGTAAAGACTTGCAGAAACGCGGCTTCAAATTTGTCGGTAAAACCATTTGCTATGCTTACATGCAGGCGGTAGGGATGGTAAACGATCACACCGTCGATTGTTTCCGACATTCGCAATTAAATAAGGCTTAG
- a CDS encoding YajD family HNH nuclease: MSQNKAHQIVAEARRSKEEREKGYREQALKLFPWICGRCAREFDHKNLRELTVHHTDHNHDNNPADGSNWELLCLYCHDNEHQRYEEQTRYGSKGGAESKGPQATFSPFADLKSMLQKSK; the protein is encoded by the coding sequence ATGTCACAGAATAAAGCCCATCAAATTGTTGCCGAAGCCCGGCGCAGTAAAGAAGAACGCGAAAAAGGTTATAGGGAGCAGGCTTTAAAACTGTTTCCCTGGATTTGCGGGCGTTGCGCGCGCGAATTCGATCATAAAAACCTGCGCGAATTAACCGTGCACCATACCGATCACAATCACGATAACAATCCCGCCGATGGCAGCAATTGGGAGTTGTTGTGTCTGTATTGCCACGATAACGAGCATCAGCGCTACGAAGAACAAACCCGTTACGGCAGTAAAGGCGGCGCGGAATCCAAAGGTCCGCAAGCTACTTTCAGTCCATTTGCCGATTTGAAGAGCATGCTGCAGAAAAGCAAATGA
- the moaA gene encoding GTP 3',8-cyclase MoaA, with the protein MTDSTLPAKLVDRFGRVVHYLRVSITDRCDFRCVYCMSEDMVFLPRKQILSLEEIQFICRAFTELGVNKIRITGGEPLVRKGALDLLRQLGGLTGLDELVMTSNGSKLAQMAHDLRTAGVKRLNISLDTLDPVLFKTLTRTGDLENVLKGINVAREAGFQRIKLNAVILKNRNHREVADLVEFAADRNLDISFIEEMPLGTVDSHNRAEAYYPSQLIKQDLLQRFTLQAMPDKTGGPSDYFKVAGSDSRVGFISPHSANFCASCNRVRLTAEGRLLLCLGNEHSVDLKAVVRQYPGNMPALKHAIINAMQIKPEKHEFNIHEQPVILRHMNVTGG; encoded by the coding sequence ATGACTGATTCTACTCTCCCTGCAAAGCTTGTCGATCGTTTCGGTCGTGTCGTCCATTATTTACGCGTTTCGATCACCGATCGCTGCGATTTTCGTTGTGTTTATTGCATGTCGGAAGACATGGTGTTTTTGCCGCGCAAGCAAATTTTAAGTTTGGAGGAAATACAGTTTATCTGTCGGGCCTTTACCGAGTTGGGGGTTAACAAAATCCGCATTACCGGCGGCGAGCCCTTAGTTCGTAAAGGCGCATTGGATCTATTGCGGCAACTCGGCGGCTTGACCGGCCTGGATGAATTGGTGATGACCAGCAATGGCTCCAAATTGGCGCAGATGGCGCACGATTTAAGAACGGCCGGCGTCAAACGCCTTAATATCAGTCTGGATACCTTGGATCCGGTATTGTTTAAAACCTTGACACGCACCGGCGATCTGGAAAATGTGCTTAAAGGTATTAATGTAGCGCGTGAAGCCGGGTTTCAAAGAATCAAGCTCAATGCGGTGATATTGAAAAACCGGAACCATCGCGAAGTGGCGGATTTGGTGGAATTCGCTGCAGACCGGAATCTGGATATCAGTTTCATTGAAGAAATGCCTTTGGGTACGGTGGATAGTCACAATAGGGCCGAAGCGTATTATCCCAGCCAATTGATCAAACAGGATTTATTGCAACGTTTTACGTTGCAAGCCATGCCGGATAAAACCGGCGGGCCGTCGGATTATTTTAAGGTGGCCGGAAGCGATAGCCGGGTGGGGTTTATTTCGCCGCATAGTGCCAACTTTTGCGCCAGTTGTAACCGGGTGCGCCTGACAGCGGAAGGCCGTTTGCTGCTGTGCCTGGGCAATGAACATTCGGTGGATTTAAAAGCCGTTGTCAGACAATATCCGGGAAATATGCCTGCGCTAAAGCACGCTATCATCAACGCCATGCAGATCAAACCCGAAAAACACGAATTCAATATTCACGAACAGCCGGTCATTTTACGGCATATGAACGTAACCGGCGGTTAA
- a CDS encoding ABC transporter substrate-binding protein, with protein sequence MIFKILLILLFTLFSRLGVGADKPTIRIGVLASGTLAWELAAIKNANGLDNAGFNLETVAIANQQAGKVALQAGSVDMIVSDWIWVSSMRAQGNDYTFYPYSASAGGLLVPADSGINSLADLQGKKLGIAGGELDKNWSLLQALGLQQGLDLNESLEKVYGAPPLLNQQLSSRRIDALLTYWQFAARLEAQGYRQLMSGEDIIRALGISETVPSLGYVFKQSWADQHETALQAFLQTAQTAKDTLCDSDAAWQQVMKLAETPDTAIQTQLKRRYCQGRVKQWGAAEQTAAGKIYQLLHRLSDNKLTGKTAQLQPGTFWSAH encoded by the coding sequence ATGATTTTCAAAATTCTATTGATATTGTTATTTACCCTGTTTTCCCGCCTCGGTGTTGGCGCGGATAAACCGACGATCCGCATTGGCGTATTGGCGTCGGGTACCTTAGCCTGGGAACTGGCGGCCATCAAAAATGCAAACGGCTTGGATAACGCCGGCTTTAACCTGGAAACGGTTGCTATCGCCAATCAACAAGCCGGCAAAGTGGCCCTACAGGCGGGCAGTGTGGATATGATAGTCTCGGATTGGATATGGGTATCCAGTATGCGCGCCCAAGGCAACGATTATACCTTTTACCCTTATTCCGCCAGTGCCGGCGGCCTGCTGGTGCCGGCCGATAGCGGGATTAACAGTCTGGCCGATTTGCAAGGTAAAAAACTCGGCATTGCCGGCGGGGAACTGGATAAAAACTGGTCGTTATTACAAGCCTTGGGTTTGCAACAAGGCCTTGATTTGAACGAATCGCTGGAAAAAGTCTACGGCGCACCGCCGCTGTTGAATCAGCAATTATCCAGCCGGCGTATCGATGCCTTATTAACTTACTGGCAATTTGCCGCCCGCCTGGAAGCGCAAGGTTACCGGCAATTAATGAGCGGTGAAGACATTATTCGCGCCCTGGGTATCTCGGAAACCGTTCCCAGCCTGGGTTATGTGTTCAAACAAAGCTGGGCGGATCAACACGAAACCGCCCTGCAAGCATTTTTGCAAACCGCCCAAACGGCCAAGGACACCCTGTGCGACTCGGACGCCGCCTGGCAACAAGTCATGAAACTGGCCGAAACACCCGATACGGCTATTCAAACCCAATTAAAACGCCGCTATTGCCAAGGCCGCGTCAAACAATGGGGAGCCGCCGAACAAACAGCCGCCGGCAAGATTTATCAGCTATTGCACCGGCTGAGTGACAACAAACTCACCGGCAAAACCGCTCAATTGCAACCCGGAACGTTTTGGTCCGCGCATTAA
- a CDS encoding ABC transporter permease: MPSIGPLRNPLLALSSIALLLTLWQFLALALHSPTLPTPAVVAITFWQAVLSGELPYHLGVTLLRLLASFSLAMIMGCAIGVVLGRNKTLDAFFDNWLVIFLNIPALVIIILCYVWFGLVESAAILAVVINKLPNVIVTIREGARSLDKDLLEMAQSYRFSKKKTFIYVIWPQLHPFVMAATRSGLALIWKIILVVELLGRSNGMGYQLHIFFQLFDVASLLAYSFAFVAVIQIIEVGLLKPLDRKTQRWRR; this comes from the coding sequence ATGCCATCGATTGGACCATTGCGTAACCCGCTGCTGGCACTTTCATCGATAGCGCTATTACTAACCCTCTGGCAGTTTCTGGCGCTAGCGCTACATAGCCCGACGCTACCTACGCCAGCCGTGGTGGCAATAACCTTCTGGCAGGCCGTGCTTTCCGGCGAGTTGCCGTATCATCTTGGGGTAACGCTGCTACGCTTGTTGGCCAGCTTTAGTTTGGCCATGATAATGGGCTGTGCAATAGGCGTGGTGCTGGGTAGAAACAAAACCCTGGATGCTTTTTTTGATAACTGGCTGGTGATTTTTCTGAACATTCCGGCCTTGGTTATCATCATCCTCTGTTATGTCTGGTTCGGCTTGGTGGAGTCGGCCGCCATATTGGCCGTGGTGATCAACAAATTACCCAATGTCATCGTCACCATTCGGGAGGGTGCCCGCTCTTTGGACAAGGATTTGCTGGAAATGGCGCAAAGCTACCGTTTCAGCAAAAAGAAAACCTTTATCTATGTCATCTGGCCGCAGCTGCATCCTTTCGTGATGGCCGCCACTCGCTCAGGACTGGCGTTGATCTGGAAGATTATTCTGGTGGTGGAACTGTTAGGCCGTAGCAATGGCATGGGCTATCAATTACACATCTTTTTCCAACTGTTTGACGTGGCCAGCCTGTTGGCCTATAGCTTCGCCTTCGTGGCGGTAATACAAATCATTGAAGTCGGATTGTTAAAACCATTGGATAGAAAAACCCAAAGGTGGCGCCGATGA
- a CDS encoding ABC transporter ATP-binding protein gives MSDIRIHISNKTYVLAHDTAQFHHAIADLDFIVHPHQFVCLVGPSGCGKTTLLNMIAGLDQHYQGRIDMGQTDKVPSIGYVFQNPRLLPWLSVRQNIEVVFAHTPPTRLIDSLLDSMQLRDAQHQYPERLSLGMQRRVAIIRAFAINPDILLMDEPFVSLDAPTARQVRSLLYSLWLQRPHTVLFVTHDLREAIALADRLIFLSPSPMRVLSDIAVSIARDQRHEESRIELFREQLLQNHPEINGLL, from the coding sequence ATGAGCGATATTCGCATCCACATCAGCAATAAAACCTATGTTTTGGCGCACGATACCGCGCAGTTTCATCATGCGATTGCCGATCTCGATTTTATCGTGCATCCTCATCAGTTCGTCTGCTTGGTCGGCCCGTCGGGCTGCGGCAAAACCACGCTGCTGAACATGATCGCCGGCCTGGACCAACATTACCAGGGTCGGATAGACATGGGTCAAACCGATAAGGTCCCATCGATCGGTTACGTATTTCAAAACCCGCGCTTGTTACCCTGGCTTAGCGTCAGACAAAATATCGAAGTGGTTTTTGCACATACGCCACCAACCAGATTGATAGACAGCCTGCTGGACAGCATGCAATTACGGGATGCCCAACATCAATATCCGGAACGTTTGTCGCTGGGCATGCAGCGCCGGGTAGCCATTATTCGCGCCTTTGCCATTAATCCCGATATATTGTTAATGGACGAGCCTTTCGTGTCCTTGGATGCGCCAACGGCACGCCAAGTCAGAAGCTTGTTGTATTCGCTGTGGTTGCAACGCCCGCATACGGTGTTGTTTGTCACTCATGATTTGCGCGAGGCCATTGCGCTGGCCGATCGCTTGATTTTTCTGTCGCCGTCGCCCATGCGCGTACTCAGCGATATTGCGGTATCAATTGCCCGCGACCAACGTCACGAAGAAAGCCGCATTGAACTGTTTCGCGAGCAACTATTACAAAACCACCCGGAAATAAACGGACTGCTATAA
- a CDS encoding YigZ family protein: MKIVVKAREYEEIIKKSRFVGLISPCQSEPEALQLVNNLHEQHPGASHIVYAYRIQTPNGLVCRFYDAGEPSGTAGKPIFQHLEGKQLINLIVVVIRYFGGIKLGAGGLTRAYGNIAKQVIDLAEIVEHIERVTLRLVLAYNQLQMLEYQLKKLDGEIVQQNFADQVQVQIQLPKHHLPAFQLTFQ; the protein is encoded by the coding sequence GTGAAAATCGTCGTCAAAGCGCGCGAATACGAGGAAATCATCAAAAAGTCCCGTTTCGTGGGCCTCATTAGCCCCTGCCAATCCGAACCGGAAGCGTTGCAGTTAGTAAATAACCTGCATGAGCAGCACCCTGGTGCCAGCCATATCGTCTATGCCTACCGTATTCAAACGCCGAATGGCTTGGTCTGCCGCTTTTACGATGCAGGAGAACCCAGCGGCACCGCCGGCAAACCCATCTTTCAGCATCTGGAAGGCAAGCAATTGATTAATTTGATCGTCGTGGTTATCCGTTACTTCGGCGGAATCAAGCTGGGGGCAGGCGGTTTGACGCGGGCTTACGGCAATATCGCCAAGCAAGTCATCGATCTCGCGGAGATCGTCGAGCATATAGAAAGAGTCACTTTGCGGCTGGTTTTGGCGTACAACCAGTTGCAAATGTTGGAATATCAATTAAAAAAACTGGACGGCGAAATCGTTCAACAAAATTTTGCCGACCAAGTTCAGGTACAAATCCAGCTTCCCAAACATCACCTGCCGGCCTTTCAGCTTACATTTCAATAA
- the msbA gene encoding lipid A export permease/ATP-binding protein MsbA translates to MTDGQVYKRLMRFVLPYWRMFIVSTIGFAIYAATEPAVVMIIQRIIDSFNGEDRSNIQYLPLLFIVLFLVRGVGAFLGNYYLARISGNVIHKLRCAIFDHYTRLSVQYFDSHNSGYMISRITNNIGEVTRATSDSIRSYVREGFTAIGLLGYLGYTNWKLSLVFLAIAPVVVVIVRYVGKRLKRLSRNMQNTVGDLTHITSEMVSANRIVKSFGGEHYERQRFKDCSLENRKQYRKLIMTMSLNNPLMQLLISFALAGMMYLALIIMKSSSAGEFVGFFTAAFLLPKPIRNLSDANAEILRGLAAAETLFEVLDEPVEIDQGDYRTDRIQGRIEFKNLTFSYAGSETPALSDINLVVEPGQTVALVGASGGGKSSLINLLPRFYDYEQGEILIDGVELKRYRLDCLRQQIALVNQNVTLFNTSVANNIAYGTLQGAARSQIEQAATDAYAMDFIRKMPQGLDTEIGENGVKLSGGQRQRLALARALLKDAPILVLDEATSALDTESERYIQAALSRVMQGRTTLVVAHRLSTIEGADVILVMDKGRIVERGSHDELLKLDGAYAKLHKLQFKEAGQVSEKQEATLERQNG, encoded by the coding sequence ATGACGGACGGTCAGGTCTATAAACGGTTGATGCGTTTCGTGTTGCCGTATTGGCGCATGTTTATTGTCAGTACCATCGGTTTCGCCATCTATGCCGCCACCGAGCCGGCGGTGGTTATGATCATTCAACGCATCATAGACAGCTTTAACGGCGAGGACAGAAGCAATATCCAGTATCTACCGTTATTGTTTATTGTGTTATTTCTGGTGCGCGGCGTAGGGGCCTTTTTGGGCAATTATTATTTGGCGCGTATTTCCGGCAATGTCATACATAAATTGCGTTGCGCGATTTTCGATCATTATACCCGCTTATCAGTGCAGTATTTCGATAGCCATAACAGCGGCTACATGATTTCCCGGATAACCAATAACATCGGCGAAGTTACCCGGGCGACCTCCGATTCCATTCGCTCCTACGTGCGAGAAGGTTTTACCGCGATCGGTTTGCTTGGTTATCTGGGGTATACCAATTGGAAATTGTCCTTGGTGTTTTTGGCGATTGCACCCGTGGTGGTGGTGATTGTGCGTTATGTCGGTAAACGCTTAAAGCGTCTGAGCCGCAATATGCAGAATACGGTGGGCGATTTGACCCATATCACCTCCGAAATGGTCTCCGCCAACCGTATCGTCAAAAGTTTTGGCGGCGAACATTACGAACGGCAGCGCTTCAAGGATTGTAGCCTGGAAAATCGCAAGCAATACCGCAAATTGATTATGACGATGTCGCTGAATAATCCATTGATGCAGTTGCTGATTTCCTTTGCCTTGGCCGGCATGATGTATTTGGCGCTTATCATTATGAAATCTTCAAGCGCCGGCGAATTTGTGGGTTTTTTTACTGCAGCTTTTTTATTGCCCAAGCCTATTCGCAATTTAAGCGATGCCAATGCCGAGATACTGCGCGGCCTCGCGGCGGCTGAAACCTTGTTTGAAGTGTTGGACGAGCCGGTGGAAATCGATCAAGGCGATTACCGGACCGACCGTATCCAAGGGCGGATCGAATTCAAAAACCTGACCTTTAGTTATGCGGGCAGTGAAACGCCTGCGCTGTCCGACATCAATCTGGTGGTCGAGCCGGGTCAGACTGTCGCATTGGTAGGCGCCTCGGGTGGCGGCAAAAGCAGCTTGATCAACTTGTTGCCGCGTTTTTACGATTACGAGCAAGGCGAGATTCTGATCGACGGGGTCGAGTTAAAACGCTATCGCCTGGATTGTTTGCGGCAACAGATCGCGTTGGTAAACCAGAATGTCACGCTGTTTAATACCTCCGTAGCTAATAATATTGCCTACGGTACTCTACAGGGCGCGGCGCGTAGCCAAATTGAACAGGCCGCTACCGACGCTTATGCGATGGACTTTATCCGCAAAATGCCGCAAGGCCTGGATACCGAGATCGGCGAAAACGGCGTCAAACTGTCCGGTGGACAGCGGCAGCGCTTGGCTTTGGCGCGGGCGCTGTTAAAAGATGCGCCGATTTTGGTGTTGGACGAGGCGACGTCCGCATTGGACACCGAATCGGAACGCTACATTCAGGCTGCTTTAAGTCGGGTTATGCAGGGCCGCACCACCTTAGTGGTGGCGCATCGTTTATCGACTATTGAAGGCGCGGATGTCATTTTGGTGATGGACAAAGGCCGGATAGTCGAGCGCGGTAGTCATGACGAGCTGCTGAAGCTGGACGGCGCGTACGCCAAGCTGCATAAGCTGCAGTTCAAAGAAGCGGGGCAGGTTTCGGAAAAACAGGAAGCGACACTCGAACGGCAGAACGGCTAA
- a CDS encoding glycosyltransferase family 9 protein: MPAAELINIQPKRILVITLRFLGDTLLTTPLISSLKQAYPNADVDVLLPAANSAMLEGNPDITQLLTLPKNISALDFAKLLFKLYRRYDLAISTQAGDRPTLCAIMAGKISLGFIPDDPGKAWWKKKLLHHWLVFNRDYDHAVLENLRFCKVLGIAPCYRLTPPHTDQVTYPLPKPPYAVLHIMPQWRYKQWHKAGWLELISFLSHHGLGIVLTGSGEANELHYLQQLQQQLPAKTTNLAGKLSLAELTDLIGNADLFVGPDTGITHLAAATGTTTCAIFGPTDPKKWAPWPVDYARDKSPFAPKGTQHVGNVYLIQGRTEQACMPCQLEGCERHRSSHSVCLDQLTADEVIDIISNLPLMAGNRGNNAIL, encoded by the coding sequence ATGCCTGCCGCAGAACTTATCAATATACAGCCTAAACGCATTTTGGTGATAACCCTGCGTTTTTTGGGCGACACGCTGTTAACCACGCCGCTGATCAGCTCATTAAAACAAGCGTATCCCAACGCCGATGTCGACGTGTTGTTGCCGGCCGCTAACTCGGCCATGTTGGAAGGTAATCCGGACATTACTCAACTGCTTACACTACCGAAAAACATTAGCGCGCTGGACTTTGCAAAGTTACTGTTTAAGTTATATCGTCGTTACGATTTGGCCATTTCAACCCAAGCGGGCGATCGCCCTACGTTGTGCGCCATTATGGCCGGAAAGATTAGCCTCGGTTTCATCCCGGACGATCCCGGCAAGGCGTGGTGGAAAAAAAAGCTTTTGCATCATTGGCTGGTGTTTAACAGAGACTACGACCACGCCGTGTTGGAAAATCTGCGCTTTTGTAAGGTACTGGGAATCGCCCCCTGCTATCGCTTGACGCCGCCCCATACAGATCAAGTTACTTACCCATTACCGAAACCACCCTACGCTGTGCTGCACATCATGCCGCAATGGCGCTATAAACAGTGGCACAAAGCCGGCTGGCTGGAATTGATAAGTTTTTTAAGCCACCACGGCCTGGGTATTGTATTAACAGGCAGTGGCGAGGCAAACGAGCTACATTATTTACAACAACTGCAACAGCAACTGCCGGCCAAAACAACGAATCTGGCCGGCAAATTATCCTTGGCCGAATTGACCGACTTGATCGGCAATGCTGACTTATTTGTGGGACCCGATACCGGTATCACCCATTTGGCCGCGGCAACCGGAACCACAACCTGTGCGATATTCGGCCCGACCGACCCTAAAAAATGGGCACCGTGGCCGGTTGATTATGCGCGTGATAAATCCCCATTCGCCCCCAAGGGCACGCAGCATGTAGGCAATGTTTATTTGATTCAAGGTCGAACCGAACAAGCCTGTATGCCCTGCCAGCTGGAAGGCTGCGAAAGGCACCGAAGCAGCCATAGCGTCTGCCTCGACCAACTCACCGCTGACGAAGTAATCGACATCATATCCAACCTACCATTAATGGCCGGTAACCGAGGCAATAATGCTATCCTTTGA
- a CDS encoding glycosyltransferase family 25 protein produces the protein MTQIQQLDRIFVLNVRKFTQRRQFMERQLADVELDAEFVFEWDVEDLTPAIIDDYFGDNGLTPAQQSCALKHVSALQKIATGNYKFALILEDDAVFGKDLKLGLHRALEQSRQFPGNKVIYIGSGGNFFTPKSQRKPGQYLYPGNRVRFADSYILDSATAQQRLDWIKAHKISAPIDNQFEIMDKQLDIQTLWLEDPVVEQGSKNGLFRSALEADPPPWLKGIFFAWEKLKRKHIYQLWR, from the coding sequence ATGACGCAGATACAGCAACTTGACCGAATTTTCGTTCTAAACGTCAGAAAGTTTACCCAACGCCGCCAATTTATGGAACGTCAACTTGCCGACGTCGAATTGGATGCGGAATTTGTTTTCGAATGGGATGTTGAGGATTTAACGCCCGCCATTATCGACGACTATTTCGGCGACAACGGCCTCACGCCTGCACAACAATCCTGCGCGCTTAAGCATGTCTCGGCCTTACAAAAAATCGCTACCGGTAATTACAAGTTCGCCTTGATACTGGAAGACGATGCCGTGTTTGGCAAGGATTTGAAACTCGGACTACACCGTGCGCTGGAACAAAGTCGCCAATTTCCCGGCAACAAAGTGATTTACATTGGCTCGGGCGGCAATTTTTTCACCCCAAAAAGCCAACGCAAGCCGGGCCAATATCTCTACCCGGGGAATAGGGTGCGGTTTGCCGACTCCTATATACTGGACAGCGCAACGGCCCAACAACGGCTTGACTGGATCAAAGCACATAAAATTTCAGCGCCGATAGATAACCAATTCGAAATCATGGATAAACAGCTCGACATCCAAACGCTTTGGCTGGAAGATCCGGTCGTCGAGCAAGGCAGCAAGAACGGCTTGTTTCGAAGTGCATTGGAAGCCGACCCGCCACCGTGGCTGAAAGGTATTTTTTTCGCATGGGAAAAGCTGAAACGTAAACATATCTATCAACTATGGCGTTAG
- a CDS encoding O-antigen ligase family protein: MTNHATQSMAFVAATLCCIFLLHETESPRMRYFLWVAIGLFLFNIFFISTSRSSYIAFPVAAVVAVGSIYGYRKLPHILAIVTITTLAFGLASNTLQERVKLALDEQANYQTSSNETSVGVRMIFYKNTLELIRAQPWFGYGTSSFKPTYSAHVASKYQDWRAVSTGDPHNQYLFVWLENGLIGLLLFFAYIYIGVRQGLKNPPYGAVAASFLIAIAASSLFNSHFKTYAEGYMLAFFLGALLTRPISANPPAV; this comes from the coding sequence ATGACCAATCACGCCACGCAAAGCATGGCCTTTGTGGCGGCGACGCTATGTTGTATTTTTTTACTGCATGAAACCGAAAGCCCGCGCATGAGGTATTTTCTTTGGGTTGCCATTGGCCTATTCCTGTTTAATATATTTTTTATCAGTACTTCGCGAAGCAGTTATATCGCGTTTCCTGTAGCCGCTGTTGTTGCGGTAGGCTCAATCTATGGTTACCGGAAATTACCACACATCTTAGCCATTGTAACTATCACAACTCTGGCTTTCGGCCTAGCATCCAACACGTTGCAGGAACGCGTTAAACTCGCGTTGGACGAACAAGCAAATTACCAAACCAGTAGCAATGAAACATCCGTTGGCGTTCGTATGATCTTTTACAAAAACACACTGGAGTTAATCCGTGCGCAGCCCTGGTTTGGCTACGGCACATCGTCGTTCAAGCCTACTTATAGTGCACATGTAGCCTCTAAGTATCAAGATTGGCGAGCCGTCAGTACCGGCGACCCTCATAACCAGTATCTGTTCGTTTGGCTGGAAAACGGCTTAATCGGTTTATTGTTATTCTTTGCCTATATCTACATCGGCGTCCGCCAGGGTTTAAAGAACCCACCTTACGGAGCCGTTGCGGCGAGCTTTTTAATCGCGATCGCGGCTTCCAGCCTGTTTAATTCGCACTTTAAAACCTATGCAGAAGGATACATGCTGGCGTTTTTTCTAGGCGCGCTTTTGACTCGCCCGATTAGCGCAAATCCACCGGCCGTATAA